In Salinarimonas sp., a genomic segment contains:
- a CDS encoding sodium-translocating pyrophosphatase — protein sequence MLALTLIILGGALSIAYGLWAINDVMKRDAGTLRMQEIAGAIAEGAQAYLKRQYITIGIVGVVLFAAIVWLLGIWVAIGFAIGAVLSGAAGFIGMNVSVRANVRTAQAAATSLAKGLDVAFKSGAVTGMLVAGLALLGVAVYYTILTRVLGEDPGGRVVIDSLVALGFGASLISIFARLGGGIFTKGADVGGDLVGKVEAGIPEDDPRNPATIADNVGDNVGDCAGMAADLFETYAVTFVATMVLAAIFFAGQGAMETMLLYPLAIGAVCIVTSIAGTFFVKLGSNGSIMGALYKGFVATGVLSIAAIAVVNLVLFGGFTTEFTAVVPTLGGGENTTVFTSLDLFLAAVLGLVVTGLIVWITEYYTGVGFRPVRSISQASVTGHGTNVIQGLAISLESTALPTLVIVFGIIAAYLLAGLFGIAIAVTAMLALAGMVVALDAFGPVTDNAGGIAEMAGLPKEVRRSTDALDAVGNTTKAVTKGYAIGSAGLGALVLFAAYTSDLNYFILEANREGSTQYQYFAGVTPDFNLFNPYVVVGLLFGGLIPFLFGGIAMTAVGRAAGAVVEEVRRQFKEKPGIMEGKDRPDYGRAVDMLTKAAIREMVVPSLLPVLAPVVTYFVIYAVAGKSQAFSAVGAMLLGVIVTGLFVAISMTSGGGAWDNAKKSFEDGFVDKDGVKHMKGSEAHKASVTGDTVGDPYKDTAGPAVNPAIKITNIIALLLLAVLAHN from the coding sequence ATGCTCGCACTCACACTCATCATCCTGGGCGGTGCGCTATCCATCGCCTACGGCCTATGGGCCATCAACGACGTCATGAAGCGCGACGCCGGCACCCTGCGGATGCAGGAGATCGCCGGCGCCATCGCGGAAGGCGCGCAGGCCTACCTCAAGCGTCAGTACATCACCATCGGCATCGTCGGCGTCGTGCTCTTCGCCGCGATCGTCTGGCTTCTCGGGATCTGGGTCGCCATCGGCTTCGCCATCGGCGCCGTCCTCTCCGGCGCGGCCGGGTTCATCGGCATGAACGTCTCGGTGCGCGCCAACGTGCGCACGGCGCAGGCGGCGGCGACCTCGCTGGCCAAGGGCCTCGACGTGGCGTTCAAGTCCGGCGCCGTCACCGGCATGCTGGTGGCGGGCCTCGCGCTGCTCGGCGTCGCGGTCTACTACACGATCCTCACCCGCGTGCTCGGCGAGGATCCCGGCGGGCGCGTGGTCATCGACTCGCTCGTCGCGCTCGGCTTCGGCGCCTCGCTGATCTCGATCTTCGCCCGTCTCGGCGGCGGCATCTTCACCAAGGGCGCGGACGTCGGCGGCGACCTCGTCGGCAAGGTCGAGGCCGGCATCCCGGAGGACGACCCGCGCAACCCGGCGACCATCGCCGACAACGTCGGCGACAATGTCGGCGACTGCGCGGGCATGGCCGCCGACCTGTTCGAGACCTACGCGGTGACCTTCGTCGCCACCATGGTGCTCGCGGCGATCTTCTTCGCCGGCCAGGGCGCGATGGAGACGATGCTGCTCTACCCGCTCGCCATCGGCGCCGTGTGCATCGTCACCTCGATCGCGGGCACGTTCTTCGTCAAGCTCGGCTCCAACGGGTCGATCATGGGCGCCCTCTACAAGGGCTTCGTCGCCACCGGCGTGCTCTCCATCGCCGCGATCGCGGTGGTGAACCTCGTCCTGTTCGGCGGCTTCACGACCGAGTTCACGGCGGTGGTGCCGACGCTGGGCGGCGGCGAGAACACGACGGTGTTCACCTCGCTCGACCTGTTCCTCGCGGCCGTGCTCGGCCTCGTGGTCACCGGCCTCATCGTCTGGATCACCGAGTACTACACCGGCGTCGGCTTCCGGCCGGTGCGCTCGATCTCGCAGGCCTCGGTGACGGGCCACGGCACCAACGTCATCCAGGGCCTCGCCATCTCGCTCGAGTCGACGGCGCTGCCGACGCTCGTCATCGTGTTCGGCATCATCGCCGCCTATCTGCTGGCGGGCCTCTTCGGCATCGCCATCGCGGTGACCGCGATGCTGGCGCTCGCCGGCATGGTGGTGGCGCTCGACGCCTTCGGCCCGGTGACGGACAACGCCGGCGGCATCGCCGAGATGGCGGGCCTGCCCAAGGAGGTGCGCCGCTCCACCGACGCGCTCGACGCGGTGGGCAACACCACGAAGGCCGTCACCAAGGGCTACGCCATCGGCTCGGCGGGCCTGGGCGCGCTGGTGCTGTTCGCGGCCTATACCTCGGACCTCAACTACTTCATCCTCGAGGCGAACCGCGAGGGCTCGACGCAGTACCAGTACTTCGCCGGCGTCACCCCGGACTTCAACCTGTTCAACCCCTACGTGGTGGTGGGCCTGCTCTTCGGCGGCCTGATCCCGTTCCTGTTCGGCGGCATCGCCATGACGGCGGTGGGCCGCGCGGCGGGCGCGGTGGTCGAGGAGGTGCGCCGGCAGTTCAAGGAGAAGCCCGGCATCATGGAGGGCAAGGACCGCCCGGATTACGGCCGCGCGGTGGACATGCTCACCAAGGCCGCCATCCGCGAGATGGTGGTGCCCTCGCTGCTCCCGGTGCTGGCGCCGGTCGTGACCTACTTCGTGATCTACGCGGTGGCGGGCAAGAGCCAGGCCTTCTCGGCGGTGGGCGCCATGCTGCTCGGCGTCATCGTCACGGGCCTGTTCGTCGCGATCTCGATGACGTCCGGCGGCGGCGCCTGGGACAACGCCAAGAAATCCTTCGAGGACGGCTTCGTCGACAAGGACGGCGTCAAGCACATGAAGGGGTCGGAGGCCCACAAGGCCTCGGTCACCGGCGACACCGTCGGCGACCCCTACAAGGACACCGCCGGCCCGGCGGTGAACCCGGCGATCAAGATCACCAACATCATCGCGCTTCTGCTGCTCGCCGTTCTCGCCCACAATTGA